The Rickettsia endosymbiont of Gonocerus acuteangulatus nucleotide sequence ATCTTTTAAAGGACGGGTAGTTTTAACTGGTATAGGTAAAAGTGGTTATATTGCAAAGAAAATAGCCGCAAGCTTTTCTTCAACTGGTATGCCAGCTTTTTATATACATCCAGCGGAAGCAAGTCACGGCGACCTTGGAATGATTACTAAAGATGATTTAGTAATTATGCTTTCTAATTCCGGTGAAACTAAGGAATTATTTAACATCATTAAATATTGCAAAGATTTTTCTGTAAAAATTGCTGCAATGACAATGAATAAAAATTCTACTTTAGCCGCAAATAGTGATTTCTTACTTATAGTGCCTGAATATTCAGAAGCTTCAATAATTGGAGCTCCTACAGTTTCATCTTTAATAATGCTATCACTTGGCGATGCATTAATGACTGTCATACATGAAGTAAAAGGTTTTACCAAAGATGATTTCAAGTCATATCATCCTGGCGGTAGTATAGGGGCTAATTTGACAGAAATTAAACATTTAATGCGTAGCGGTGACCAAATACCTTTAGTGTATGAAGACACACCTTTTGCTGAAACTATAATTGTTATGAATAAAAAACGCTTAGGTTGTACTCTAGTAATAGGTAAAACTGAGAATTTAGTAGGGATTATAACAGATGGTGATTTACGTCGTCACATTAACGATCAAATTCATTTAAAAACGGCTTCAGATATTATGACTAAAAATCCTGTATATATCTCATCTGCAATATTTGCAAAAGAAGTTTTAGATTTAATGAAAGCTAAAAATATTACTAATTTACCTATTGTTGACAATAATATCATTATAGGCATTACTCATATACATGATTTATTGCGAGCAGGAGTCAATTAGTATATGCCCTCTTCTTATAAAAGACGGAAAAAATTTTGGAAATTTACTAATTTCCTAATTATACTTGGAATTTTATATGCAGGATATATATTAGTTAAAAGTAGTTACCCTATCGAAGAAAATAATACTAATATTGTAGAAAAAGCTTCAGAAAAAAACCTTGACTTAAAATATAATATTATATTAAAAGATTCAATTTTTGAGGGGGTAGATAAAAATTTAAATAGCTATTTAGTTAAAGCTGAGCAAGCTATAAAAGATTCGGATAACAAGTATAAATTAGATATAATAAACGGCACATATAACGTAAATCAAAACCAATCAGTTACTGTTTATGCAAAAGAAGGGTTTTTAAACGAAGAGTCGCATATATTAGATTTAAAAAATGATGTAAAATTTTATTTTGAAGATATGATATTTGACACTAATAATGCAAGAATCAATTTAATAAATAAAAGCATAATTAGCAACTCTCCTGCTACATTATTTCATAAAAACTCTACTATTACTTCAGATAGTTTTAACACGCAAGACGACAATAATATTATAATTTTTAAAGGCAATGTCTACACAACTATTGATCTATCGAATTATTAAACTTGTAATATTCTTTACTATTAGTATCTCAACATATGCTGACGATAAGGAAGTTTCAAACTTACATATTACATCTGATACTTTAATCATTAACAGAGTGAAACAAAAGGCAGAATACCTTGGAAATGTCGTTGTTTATTTTGATAATGCGATACTTAGAACAGAAGAATTATATATTTTTTATAAAACTATAGATAATAAACAAACAATTGATTATATAGTTGTTCCAACTAAATTGAGTGTTGAGAAAAAAATTAATAATGAGTTATTACTTGCTGATTCAGGGAAATATTTTTTAGATAATAAACAACTCATTTTACTTGGTAATGTTGTATTAGAACGTAATAATAATATTTTAAAAACTAATAAACTTATTTATTATGTGGATATTATTAATAAAAATAGTAAGAAAATAAACTAAATGGACAGCTTACAAGTTAAAAATATATCAAAATCCTATAAAAAGAGAACCATATTAAGCGATATATCTCTTAATGTAAAACAAGGTGAAATAGTTGGGTTATTTGGTCCGAACGGGGCTGGTAAAACAACTTGTTTTAACATCATTATTGGCTTAATGAAAGCAGATTCCGGACAGTTATTGTTAAATGATATTAATATAACTAATTTGCCGATTTATTTAAGAGCAAGGCTTGGTATTGGTTACCTTCTTCAAGAACCTTCAATTTTTCGAGGCTTATCGGTTGAAGATAATATTAAAGCTATAATTGAAATATCTGAAAATGATAAAGAAATAATTGAGCAAAAAACTCATAATTTACTGGAAAAATTTTCTATAATACATTTAAAGGATCTATCGGCTGCTAGCCTATCGGGCGGTGAAAGACGCAGGCTTGAGATTGCAAGATCGCTTGCAATAGAGCCAAAATTTATCATGCTTGATGAACCACTTGCCGGTATTGATCCCCTAGCTATTTCCGATATCAAAAATCTAATTACTTACTTACGTGAATTCAATATCGGTATTCTAATTACTGATCATAACGTACGTGATACTTTAGATATAGTTGACCGAGCATATGTTATTTTTGAAGGGAAAGTGTTATTGGAAGGAAGTAGCAAAGAAATAGCAAATAGCAAGAAAGTTAAAGAGGTTTATCTGGGCGAGAGCTTTAGCCTTTAAGATATAATGACATAGAAGCCATACAACAAAGCTTGCTCAATTAACAAAATATATACTACTAATAAACGAATAGTTAGTAGACGCAGTTTTATTTGGAAAAGAGCAAGGTGTCTTGAAGCTGATAACCGCAGCGTATACTTAATACGTGAGGATTATCAGCAAAAGACTTTGTCGCCAATTTTTCAAATAAAACGAGTATACATTTATGAACATTAACAAAGACATTTTTAGGGCTTATGACATAAGAGGTAATAGCCTTACCGATCTAACAGCAGAAGTAGCTTATAAGGTTGGTTTTTGCTTTGCAAAGATGACCATAAAGGATAACAATAACAAAATCTGCGTTGGTATGGATGGGCGGCTTAGCTCCCCTACCCTTTATAAAGCTTTAGAAATGGGTTTAATTGATGCAGGAGCTGAGGTTATAAATATTGGCGTTGTCCCAAGTCCAGTTCTATATTTCGCTGATAAAAAATTTACCCCAGCTGGTAGTATTATGGTTACCGGTTCACATAACCCTCGTGATGATAACGGCTTTAAAATAATACAACATGGCAAATCTTTTTTTGGTTCTCAAATACAGGATTTATTAACAGAGATTTTAAATACTGACTTCAATGTCATTCCTGCGGAAGCAGGAATCCAGCTTAATATGAATATGGATTCCCGCTTTTGCGGGAATGACACGAAAGGCGGGAATGACATAAAATTAAAATACCTAAATCGTATTCTAGAAAAAATAACAGTAAATTTCAACCTAAAAGTAGCTTGGGACCCTGGTAACGGAGCAACCGGAAACATTATTGAAGAGCTAAAAAATCATTTAAATAATGAAAACATAATTATTAATAGTAAGATTGATGGAAACTTTCCAAGTCATCATCCTGATCCTACTAAGGCTGATAATTTACAAGAATTAATTAAACTAGTTAAAGAACAAAATTGCGATCTTGGTATAGCTTTTGATGGCGATGGCGATAGAATTGGCATTGTAAGCTCAAGCGGTAAGATGTTATTTGGTGATCAAATTTTATGTATTTTTGCTGAGGATATTTTAAAAGAAAACCCAAATGCTACTATAATACTTGATGTAAAAGCTAGCCAGCTTATAGCCGATAGAATCAAATTATATGGTGGGCAAGCTATAATATGGCGAACCGGTCATCCATTTATTAAAAGTAAAATGGCTGAATCAAAGGCTTTACTAGCTGGTGAGATGAGCGGGCATATATTCTTTGCTGATAAATATTTCGGTTTTGACGACGCAATCTATGCAGCATTAAGATTTTTGGATTTACTCACTAGATCAAGCAAAACTTTAGACGAAATAATAGATGAGCTACCAAAAAGCTATAATACACCTGAAATTAAAATTTTTGTTTCTTCTGAGTTAAAACTACAAATTATTGAAGAAATCAAAGAAAAATTACTAAAGGATAAAATAGAGTTTAATGATATTGATGGAGTACGAGTAAATACGGAAGATGGTTGGTGGTTATTGCGTAGCTCTAATACTGAATCTGCCATTATCGCAAGAGCTGAATCAAAAAGTGCTGAAAAACTAGAAGAGTTAAAAACGATGATTAATCAATTATTTAAGCAAGTACGGGCCTAATATTTAAGTGCAAAAAAAAGAAATAATCATCTTATGTGGTCCTACTGCTAGTGGAAAATCTTACTTAGGTCACACACTTGCTAAAGCGTACGGCGGGGAAATAATAAATATCGACTCAATGCAGGTTTATAAAGAAATTCTAATTATTACCGCTTCCCCTCCGGAAAGCTATAAAAGCGAAGTTCCTTATCATTTATATAACTTCTTATCTATCACTGAAGATTTTTCGGTAGTAAAATATCTAAAACTTGCTGCCGAAAAAATAAATCAGGTAACTGCTAGCGGTAAGCTTCCTATATTAATAGGTGGCACGGGATTATATATTAACTCCTTAGTTTTTGGATATAATAATATTCCTGATATATCCGATGATTTACGACAACAGGTAAGAAAGCTGCATAATGAAATAGGCAATATAGAGCTACATAATAGTCTTACAAAGCTTGATCCGCTAGCTTCATCTAAAATTAATCAATCAGACACTCAAAGGCTAATTAGAGCTTATGAAGTAGTACTGCAAACCGGTAAGTCTATTTTCTCTTTCCAAACTTTGCCAAAAGAACAAATCTTATCTGAATTTAATTTTAAAATTATCTTCTTAAACCCTGAGAGAAAATTTTTATATAAAATATGTGATGAACGTTTAGCTAATATATTTAAATATGGTGCAATAGACGAAATTGCTTTAATGAAAAAACAATTCAATCCTGATTATCTAAATTTAAAAGCTGTAGGTATAAAAGAAATTTTGGCTTATCTAGAAAACAAACTAACTTTGGGTGAAGCTTTAAACCTAGCTCAAACACGAACACGCAGATATGCTAAAAGACAAATCACTTGGTTTAAGCATCAGATAAAAGAAAAAATAACTTTAGACTATTCTAACGAAGAAGAGTTTTTACAAGTAACTCGAAAACTTTCTATTCTTATTAATTTGCCAAATAGCAATAAATAATAGACCAGTAGTAAATATTTGAAGTATTTGCAATATTATACCTAATACCGGTACAAAAGGAACAACCGGCTGCAGTAATATCGGCACTCCACTTGAAAACATTACTAATCTTGTAGCATCTTGTACTGAGACTTTATTAAATAATAATTTGAATGTGACGCATACTAATAATATTATAATACTTCTTTCTAAAAAGAATGTTACAAACCAAAATAATATAATAGCTGGCATACCAAGATAAATAAATAAATTTGGTAAATGCATTAAATTATCGGCAAAATATTTTTTTATTATTTCAGGAGTTAAAGTTATCTGACTTTGATCGAATAAACTTGAGTAATTAATTGTACGAGGAAAGCTTTTTTTAGTATTATCTATTGCAAAATTTATTGTAAGTTTATCTGCCTCAATTACAAATGGTATCTTGCTTTTTTCTCTAATTGAAACCTGATTTTTTGTATCAATAACAGCTACTTTATCATTATTTTTATTATATAAATAAATAGGTTCTTCATCTTTTACAGAAATTCGTGAATTAGCATATTGCATTTCCGGTAATTGATTGATGATATATTCAATATTATCGGTCGTTTTTGTCTGTTTTGTTCCGTTAAAGCTATCTTTCAAGGTTATTAAATAATTTAATATAAAGATACAATAAATTATTGCCGGAATGAAAGACACAATAAATAAATACCTTATTCCATAACCATGATATTTTTGATATACGTCTTTATAGAACTCTATAGAGCTAATTGATAGACGTAATTGGCGGAGTAATGTATTCAATCCTCCTAATATATATGATAACAGATACATTATTTTATTAAACTTTTATACATAAACAGCAGTAATATAGCGTATTATTATAGAAAATTGCAAATTTTTAGTGTATTAAAGTCTAATTTATATATAAGTTTATTGATAAAAAATTATTTATTTACTAATATTTATATTTCGATAAACAATATTAATTTTATATGCTACTTCCTGAAATAACTTTAACTTTAACGGCACTTTTAAGCCAATTCTTTGCCGTAATGCTGCAAGGTAAAAATAGAATTGTTGCTAATATAACTATTTTACTTACCATATTAACAATTTTCATTATTCTAAAATATTCTTACTCTGAAAGTGTATTATACCTAGATTATGTAATGTTTACTACTAATGCAAATATTGCTAATTATAAGGCTATCATATTGATATTTACTATAATACCTATGATAATTTATCGAGATTATTCGGTGCGTAGCGGTGAGCAACTAAAATTTGAATTTATAACTTTGATATTATTATCTACAGTTGGGATTTTTGTGGCAATTTCAGCACAGAATTTTTTATTACTTTTCTGTGCTATGGAGCTTACTGCTCTAACTTCTTATATACTTGCTGGTTTTAAATTGAGCGATATTAAATCATCAGAGGGAGCATTAAAATATTTTATATTAGGCAGTTTAGTTAGCTGCTTATCATTATTCGGTATTTCTTTTATATATGGATTTGGCGGAAGCTTACAATTTTCAGATATATTTTATAAGCTAAATGATAGCTCTTCGGTAAATTTAGGTTTAGTAATTGGTGTAGTGCTATTTTTAAGCAGTATTTTCTTTAAGCTTTCAAGTGCCCCATTGCATTTCTGGGCACCAGATGTATATGAGGGATCGCCTATTGCTTCTGTTACTTATTTTACAGCGGCTTCAAAAATTGGAGCTGTTGCCATTTTATTAAATATCGAAAATTTAATTATTAAAAACTATCATCCTATTAGCTATAATCTGATAAAAATAATTGCTTTATTATCTATGATATTTGGTGCTCTTGGTGCTATTCGTCAAACTTCCTTAAAAAGATTAATGGCATATAGTACCATTCTAAATATCGGTTATGTATTAATCGGCGTATTGTTGCGTACTGAAGACGGCAATAAAGCTGCTATGCTCTATATGTTGATATATGCAGCAGCAAGTATAGGGTTCTTTACTTGCCTAATTATGTTACTCGGAAAACAGACAGATAAAGCTAATTTTGAAAGCATACAAGGAATTGCAGAAAATCATAAAGCTATAGCTGCTGCAATTTGTATAATTATGTTTTCTATGATAGGTATCCCTCCACTTGCTGGCTTCCTTGGAAAATATTATCTTTTTTACCAAGCAATTACCCAAGGAGAGTTTCTGCTTGCTTATTTTGGTATATTTACTAGCGTCATTGCAGCTTTTTACTATCTTAAAATAATTAAAACGATGTATTTTGCTGAAAAACCTAATCCAACAAAAATACCTATTTCCTACGGATTATTATTAATTAATTTTGTAGTAATAGGGTTTTTACTTTTCGGATCTTTCATTATTTCGTCTTAGGTTTAAATGAATTTAGATAGATATAAGCTATTTGTTTTTGATGAATTAGATAGCACAAACCTTGAAGCCATTAGAATAGCTAAAAGTAACAAACCTGATAGAGATTATATCATACTTGCTAAATCTCAAAATAAAGGACGTGGCAGAAGCGGTAAAAACTGGCAATCTACTTCCGGCAATTTACATGCTAGTTTACTAATTAAGCCAAATAAAGAGCTTGAATTACTACCACAATTGTCTTTCGTTACAGCCCTAGCGGTTTATGATAGTGTAAGCACTCTATGTCATTCCCGCGTAGGCGGGAATCCAGTAAAAAATCAAAGCCACTCTGATAAAGATTTATATAATAACTCTTCTAATATATTTCTGGATTCCCGCCTACGCGGGAATGACATAATACATCTCAAATGGCCAAATGATGTTCTAGTAGGTGGTAAAAAAATATCCGGTATACTTCTTGAATCGGTTAAAGTAGAAGATGCTTATTATCTTATTATAGGTGTTGGTATTAATATTACTTATCACCCAATAAATATCGACCAACCTACTACTAGCTTAGTAGCTGAAGAACTCCCCATTATCACCCCTCAAGCTTTACTTGAAATATTAATAGAAAATTTTGAAAAATATTATCAAATTTGGGAGAAAGAAGGCTTTTCATTTATTAGAGAAACATGGCTAAAACATGCTTATAAGTTACATAAAAATATTAGTGTTAAATATCAAAATGACATTGTTACAGGCACTTTTCAAGGTATCGATTCCATAGGTAGAATAATATTACAACTACCTTCCAAAAAAATACTCTCTTTTTCCACTGCCGAACTTTCCTTTTAGCAAAAATATTACTAAATTTAAATTATAAATTTAATTATTGTTAATTATTTTTCCGTCATTGCGAGAAGAAACTGCAAGTTTCAACGCAGCAATCTCATAAGGCAATATAACATTTCTGAGATTGCTTCGTCGCTGTGTCCCTCGCAAGGCATTGCCTGCGTGGATTAGTTATGTCATTCCCGCGGAAGCGGGAATCCAGAAAAATAAACATAAAAACAGCAAGTTTTTAAAATTAAAAGCTCGATGTTATCTCGCTTTACCCTAGATTCCCGCCTACGCGGGAATGACATTGCGAGCATTTTCTGATCCACGTAACAATGCCTCCTCGCAATAACAATAAAAGCTTAAGCCCTTTAATTAAAAAGTAATAACATATGCCTCAAAACAATAACCCTAATCTTATTTCACAAATATTTATGAATAAGGCTAACGATAACGAACAATTTAACAAAATAAAAAAACTGAACTTTAGCACAACTCCTAACATTGATGATATTAAAGAACTAAAAGCCATGTCATATAGCATAAATCATTAAGATACTGACAATTTAATAGTATTAAAAACAGCATCATAAAATGTTTCAAAATCTTCTACAACTTTCCTAATTTCATTTTTTATCTTAAACCAGTAATGCTCTATAGGATTTAAATCAGGAGAGTAAGTTGGTAAATACAATATGGTACAACCAACGGATTCAATGAACTCTTTAACTTTAGAATTTTTATGAAAATTAATGTTATCCATAATAACGGTTTGCCCAGGTTGTAATTCTGTAATTAATACATCCCTAATATAAGTTTTAAAGACCTCTGTATTACAATTACCTTCAAATATTACAGGAGCAATAAGATTACCATTACAAAGACCAGCTATCATACTTATTCTAAATTTATGTTGATACACCTTTTCTCCATAACACCTTTGTCCTATAATGCTCCATCCATACTCTTTGCAAGCATTATCCTCTATTCCAGATTCATCAAGATATACTAATTTGTCTTTTGTGATGGTTTGTATCTTTGCTATAAATTCATTTCTTAATTTAATATCTCTTTTCGGATGAAAATGAGTTTTTTTATAGCTATAGCCAAGTTTTCTGATTTGTCTTAAAATAGTTACAGATGCAATATTACCCCATTGCTTTGCTAACTCCTTTGATGTTTTATTCATATTAGCTTTAAAAAATTCCAAAACTTACGCTATGTTTGGTTCTAAATATCGTAAAGATGGAGAACGCAGCTGTTGTTGCATATAGTCATCTAAAAGCCCTAACTTTATTTGGTAAACCGTTTTACCGATTGTATTTGCAGTCCTTTTGAGAAATGCCCAAACTAAAAATGCCCAACTAATATGATTACGTTGAATACGCTGTTTCCTGCATTGACAACGTTCTATCCCAGTAAGTTGCTTAATTTCTCTGTGCATGCTCTCAATTACCCATCGAAAGCCACACTCATCTTGTGCAGCTTTAGAAGATTTTTGAGTTTTGTTATTGGTAACAACATACTCAACTCTATTGGTAGAAACAGTAAATTTAAACAAATTAACATGCTTATTTTTAGCAAAGCCTTTTATATGAATCTCTACTCCATGCCTGATCTCTTCATCTGAAAATGTCAACTCTTTTACAGCTTTATAAGGTTTAGAATCGTGCGTTTTACTAACGTTTCTATTGGCTTTAATAGGGGCATAATAATATTTCCCCAGAGAGTCAACATGTTGCATAATTTTGTGTGTAGAATACCATGTGTCAAAAAGTACTGTTTGAAAAGGAATCTTCTTGCTATAAACAGCATTATTTAACATGTTTAATAGGTGTTCTAGTTTTGTTGCTCCATCATGATCAGGTGCAAAAATTCGATAATCTATTACCCAAAACTTATTAATATCAGGGTTATAATATACCAGACTCACTACTCCTATACCTTTAGTAACTCTACCTGTAGCTCCACTGTACTGCGATCTTGCAATTTCTATTTGCTTCATATTCCTTTTATTTAAAACCGTATCATCAAATATTGTATATCCATTAGATGAAAAAAATAACATCATTCTTGATGTGTTCCCATAACAAAGAAGGTGTATATTTTTCATTCCTTAAAAATCTATTAATAACATCATGACTACATTTCTTTGCATGTTCAGCGTAGTAGGTTAAACTATAATTCTTTTGGCTAACTATTAAAAATTGACAATAATCTGTCCTATTAATTGGTATTGCTTGCAACTTTATCCTCTTTGACATGTTTAATTATTTTTACAATAATTTATCACTTTTTTACTCATAGCGTAAGTTTTGAAGAGTCAAAAGATTATTTTAGTGCTGAATAACTCCAAGAGAGCTAAAACAGTTACCACTGGGTTTTTCAAAAAGATCAAAACGCTGCCAAGTAGTGTTAGAAAGACTATTACTATGGATAATGGCAAAGAGTTTGTAGGGCATCTTGCTTATAGACTATCTGGGTTTCAAACTTTCTTTTGTGATCCATACCACCCTAGACAAAAAGCACTAGTGGAGAAAATGAATTCTATGATTCATAGAATTTTACCTAAAAATACAGATATTACAACCGTTACACAAAGAGGTCTTGACAATATTGCTGAGATTTTAAATAACATGCCAAGAAAGATTTTTGGTTATAAAACCCCTAATGAAATTTGGGCAGAAAATTTATAGGTTTTGTTCTACTTAGTCCTTGAATTTTCAGGTCGCCGGATGCTATAGCCGGAAAGTTAAAACTAGACAAAAATACAGCTTTGTGTATCAGTATAGAAAGTATATATAGATTTGTTTACACTTCTGCAGTAGCAGCTAAATTAAAGTTATATAGCTATTTACCTTCTAAAAGATATAAAAGGCAAGAAAGAGGGAAGAGGCGTCAAAGGATCATTATACCACAAAGGATCTCAATACATCAGCGTGATGCAATAGCTACGAAAAAGGTAGAAGTAGGGCATTTTGAGGCAGATCTTACATTTCATAAAGGTAATCAAAGTATGAATATTGGTGCACTGGTGGATAAAAAGAGTCAAAAGATTATTTTAGTGCTGAATAACTCCAAGAGAGCTACAACAGTTACCAATGGTTTTTTAAGAAAGATAAAAACTCTTCCAAATAGTGTGAGAAAGACTATTACTATGGATAATGGCAAAGAGTTTGTGGGGCATGTTGCCTATAGACTATCTGGGTTTCAAACTTTCTTTTGTGATCCATACCGCCCTAGACAAAAAGCATTAATGGAAAAAATGAATTCTATGATTCATAGAATTTTACCTAAAAATACAGATATTACTACCGTTACACAAAGAGGTCTTGACAATGTTGCTGAGATTTTAAATAACATGCCAAGAAAGATTTTTGGTTATAAAACCCCCAATGAAATTTGGGCAGAAAATTTATAGGTTTTGTTCTACTTAGTCCTTGAATTTTCATAGAAACTTATTTTAAAGCCATAATATATTTTCAAGGAGCTATGCTTTTAGGAAGTAAAGATGCTTGTGCATTTGAATGCATTTTATAACAGAAATCATTTAGGAATCGACAATCAATATGCAAGTAATTTAACAAAAATGCTGAGTACTATAACAAAATATACGGATCATATAAATAGGACAAATTCCATATATTTAAAGAATTTTGGAATAACCAGTGATTCTGATCTTAAAGAGCTAGCTTTTATAGAAACAGGAATAATTAATATTGCATCCAAAAGCTGGGATAAAATCCCTGTTCCTGAGTACTTAATTCTTGCTAATATACAACCATTATAAGAGATTTTAATAATCCTTTACCTCCTGAAGGTCACTTAATTACTAATATAAGCGTTTTTGATGGTAGGGAGGAAGTATTTAAAAAAATAGAACGGAAGAAGAAGAAAAAGAGCAAAAGCTATTAAGTTCATTCACTATATTAAATCTCTTTTGGGTATATTCCCCGCCGCTTGCGGCGTAATATGGCGGAATGAGCAAATATATACATAAAAGTCATAATGTTACGGTACTGCTGTATCACATGGTATTTCCAGCAAAATATTGCCGAGCAGTGTTTGACGTATCAGTTGATCAAGTATTACGAGAAATATGTTTAGAGATAGAAAAGAGATATCAAATAAAATTTTTAGAAATAGGGGTTGATGAAGATCATGTCCATTTTTTGGTACAATCTGTACCAACCTATAGCGTAACAAAAATAGTAACAACAATTAAAAGTGTTACAGCTCGTCAAATATTTAGACAGTGTCCACAGGTAAAGAAACAATTATGGGGTGGAGAATTTTGGACTGATGGATATTTTACGAGTACGGTAGGTAAGCATGGAAATGAGAATATGATAGGAAAATACGTAAAAAACCAAGGCAAGGAATATCAGAAACTGCATGAGGATCATCAGCTAGCTTTCTTCTAAAATACCCCGCTGCTTGCGGCGGGGATTACTTTTATTAACGATACTGCTTCTGGGGTAGTGAAAAAACAAATATTTAATGACAAATCAACAAAATTAATGGGAGAAAATCTAGACTTACTAGATGGTGCAGTACTTTGCACTATATCTTAAAAAAGGAATGAAAACGATGAAAGAAAAATTACCTCATCTTTACGAAATAATAAAAAAGGCATTAAGCGATTATGATGAATATATTGAAATACCTCTTAGAACATCAAAGGATTTAGAAATAACACAACATAATGAAGCAGTTCTAATTGAGAAGATTAAAAGAAATATTCGTTTATGGCGAAGCAAAAGCAGCTTGGTATAGCTTAATGCGATAAGGTAGTGATTTTTTAAGAGCATAGTAAACAGCATCAAAAAAGTGCTCAAAATTAGAAATAGTTTTTCTTATTTCATTCTTGATTTTAAACCAGTAATGCTCAATAGGATTTAAGTCAGGAGA carries:
- the tnpA gene encoding IS200/IS605 family transposase, producing the protein MSKYIHKSHNVTVLLYHMVFPAKYCRAVFDVSVDQVLREICLEIEKRYQIKFLEIGVDEDHVHFLVQSVPTYSVTKIVTTIKSVTARQIFRQCPQVKKQLWGGEFWTDGYFTSTVGKHGNENMIGKYVKNQGKEYQKLHEDHQLAFF
- a CDS encoding IS30 family transposase, whose amino-acid sequence is MCISIESIYRFVYTSAVAAKLKLYSYLPSKRYKRQERGKRRQRIIIPQRISIHQRDAIATKKVEVGHFEADLTFHKGNQSMNIGALVDKKSQKIILVLNNSKRATTVTNGFLRKIKTLPNSVRKTITMDNGKEFVGHVAYRLSGFQTFFCDPYRPRQKALMEKMNSMIHRILPKNTDITTVTQRGLDNVAEILNNMPRKIFGYKTPNEIWAENL
- a CDS encoding IS30 family transposase — encoded protein: MKSQKIILVLNNSKRAKTVTTGFFKKIKTLPSSVRKTITMDNGKEFVGHLAYRLSGFQTFFCDPYHPRQKALVEKMNSMIHRILPKNTDITTVTQRGLDNIAEILNNMPRKIFGYKTPNEIWAENL
- a CDS encoding transposase, which gives rise to MLFFSSNGYTIFDDTVLNKRNMKQIEIARSQYSGATGRVTKGIGVVSLVYYNPDINKFWVIDYRIFAPDHDGATKLEHLLNMLNNAVYSKKIPFQTVLFDTWYSTHKIMQHVDSLGKYYYAPIKANRNVSKTHDSKPYKAVKELTFSDEEIRHGVEIHIKGFAKNKHVNLFKFTVSTNRVEYVVTNNKTQKSSKAAQDECGFRWVIESMHREIKQLTGIERCQCRKQRIQRNHISWAFLVWAFLKRTANTIGKTVYQIKLGLLDDYMQQQLRSPSLRYLEPNIA